A single region of the Duganella sp. BuS-21 genome encodes:
- the folC gene encoding bifunctional tetrahydrofolate synthase/dihydrofolate synthase: MSNLPTTLPAWLALLESRHAETVINMGLDRVLAVKERLQLGFSCPVIMVAGTNGKGSTCAMLESVLMRAGYKVGLYIKPHFLDFNERARINGELASDEVLVSAFNAVEAARGATTLTYFEFTTLAIMKLLSAAGMDVVILEVGLGGRLDAVNIVDADVSIVTSVDIDHTDYLGDTREKIGFEKAGIFRAGKTAICSDPVPPQSLIDHAEAIGADLWLMGRDYNYSGDKQQWNYGGRNQRRNSLAYPSLRGANQILNACAVLAALEALKLVLPVGAQEVRTGLVTVELPGRFQVLPGRPTIILDVAHNPHAAAALNQNLGNMGFHRYTYAVFGAMQDKDIDGVIAAMSEHIDHWCLATLPSPRSASASELAAKVPLVQPERDERTIHVFDDPGAAYANAVGRAGEDDRIVVFGSFLTVAGVMAARKSSLH, translated from the coding sequence ATGTCGAACCTCCCAACTACTTTGCCCGCCTGGCTTGCGCTGCTTGAATCGCGCCACGCCGAAACCGTCATCAACATGGGGCTGGACCGCGTTCTCGCCGTCAAGGAACGCCTGCAACTGGGCTTTAGCTGCCCCGTCATCATGGTGGCCGGCACCAACGGCAAGGGGTCGACCTGCGCCATGCTGGAATCGGTGCTGATGCGCGCCGGCTACAAGGTGGGACTGTACATCAAGCCGCACTTCCTCGACTTCAACGAGCGCGCCCGTATCAACGGTGAACTGGCCAGCGACGAGGTGCTGGTGAGCGCCTTCAACGCGGTGGAAGCCGCGCGCGGCGCTACCACGCTGACGTATTTCGAATTCACCACCCTGGCCATCATGAAGCTGCTGTCGGCAGCCGGCATGGACGTGGTGATTCTGGAAGTGGGCCTGGGCGGCCGCCTGGACGCCGTCAACATCGTCGATGCCGACGTGTCCATCGTCACCAGCGTCGATATCGACCATACCGACTACCTGGGCGATACGCGCGAGAAAATCGGCTTCGAGAAGGCCGGCATTTTCCGTGCCGGCAAGACCGCGATCTGCTCGGACCCGGTGCCGCCGCAATCGCTGATCGACCACGCAGAAGCCATCGGCGCCGACCTGTGGCTGATGGGCCGGGATTACAACTATTCCGGCGACAAGCAACAGTGGAACTACGGCGGTCGCAACCAGCGCCGCAATTCGCTGGCGTATCCGAGCCTGCGCGGCGCCAACCAGATCCTCAACGCCTGCGCCGTGCTGGCCGCGCTGGAGGCGCTCAAGCTGGTGCTGCCGGTCGGCGCCCAGGAAGTGCGCACCGGCCTGGTGACGGTGGAGCTGCCGGGCCGCTTCCAGGTGTTGCCGGGCCGCCCGACCATCATCCTCGATGTGGCGCACAACCCGCACGCCGCCGCCGCGCTGAACCAGAACCTCGGCAATATGGGCTTCCACCGGTATACCTACGCCGTGTTCGGCGCGATGCAGGACAAGGATATCGACGGCGTGATCGCCGCCATGTCCGAACATATCGACCACTGGTGCCTGGCCACGCTGCCATCGCCGCGCTCGGCCAGCGCCTCGGAACTGGCTGCCAAGGTGCCGCTGGTGCAGCCGGAACGCGATGAACGCACCATCCATGTGTTCGACGATCCGGGTGCGGCGTACGCAAATGCCGTCGGCCGGGCCGGTGAGGATGATAGAATTGTGGTTTTTGGATCTTTCCTGACCGTTGCCGGTGTCATGGCGGCGCGGAAATCCTCACTCCACTGA
- the accD gene encoding acetyl-CoA carboxylase, carboxyltransferase subunit beta: MSWLEKLLPPRIQRSDAGARKTMPEGLWVKCPSCEAVLYRTDLESNLHVCPKCDHHMRIRARERLDSLFDAGGRYEIGMDTLPVDTLKFKDSKKYPDRLKQAMEATGETDALIVMGGSIMSLPVVVACFEFEFMGGSMGSVVGERFVRGAQQALEQKVPFICITATGGARMQEGLLSLMQMAKTTAMLTKLSEKKLPFISVLTDPTMGGVSASFAFMGDVVIAEPKALIGFAGPRVIENTVREKLPEGFQRAEFLVTKGAVDMIVDRRKMREEIARLLALLQNQPVEVLA, encoded by the coding sequence ATGAGTTGGTTGGAAAAACTGCTGCCCCCACGTATCCAGCGTTCCGACGCCGGCGCTCGCAAGACGATGCCGGAAGGCCTGTGGGTCAAGTGCCCATCGTGCGAAGCCGTGCTGTACCGTACCGACCTGGAGTCGAACCTGCACGTTTGCCCGAAATGCGACCACCACATGCGCATCCGCGCGCGCGAACGCCTCGACAGCCTGTTCGACGCCGGCGGCCGTTATGAAATCGGCATGGATACCCTGCCGGTCGATACCCTGAAATTCAAAGATAGCAAGAAATACCCTGACCGTCTCAAGCAAGCCATGGAAGCCACCGGCGAGACCGATGCGCTGATCGTCATGGGCGGTTCCATCATGAGCCTGCCGGTTGTGGTGGCGTGCTTTGAATTCGAGTTCATGGGCGGCTCCATGGGGTCCGTGGTCGGCGAGCGCTTCGTGCGCGGCGCCCAGCAGGCGCTGGAACAGAAGGTGCCGTTCATTTGCATTACCGCCACCGGCGGCGCCCGCATGCAAGAGGGCCTGCTGTCGCTGATGCAGATGGCCAAGACCACCGCCATGCTGACCAAGCTGTCGGAAAAGAAACTGCCGTTCATCAGCGTGCTGACCGACCCGACCATGGGCGGCGTGTCCGCTTCGTTCGCCTTCATGGGCGACGTGGTGATCGCCGAGCCGAAGGCGCTGATCGGCTTCGCCGGCCCGCGCGTGATCGAGAACACCGTGCGCGAGAAACTGCCGGAAGGCTTCCAGCGCGCCGAGTTCCTGGTGACCAAGGGCGCGGTCGATATGATCGTGGACCGCCGCAAGATGCGCGAAGAAATCGCCCGCCTGCTGGCCCTGCTGCAGAACCAACCTGTCGAAGTGCTGGCATAA
- a CDS encoding PEPxxWA-CTERM sorting domain-containing protein translates to MKQLKVLLLAATAFASFSAGAANLITNGGFEDGSSTGYASFSSDYAKAGNLYDPSIVTIGSNPNSFHSAWGSFGALEGSNMLIVNGGIVGAQNLVWSQTLNLAAGSYDFSAAAASSYGSNPSNVIAVATIGGTDYALGGVQLGSTVGQWDTFSGVLNLQSAASVQIKLLNLTTDYHGNDFAVDRISLTSAVPEPTTYAMLLAGLGMLGFAARRRRN, encoded by the coding sequence ATGAAACAACTTAAAGTTCTGTTACTCGCAGCCACCGCCTTCGCCTCCTTCAGCGCCGGCGCTGCCAATCTGATCACCAACGGCGGTTTCGAAGATGGTAGCTCGACTGGCTACGCCAGCTTCAGCTCCGATTACGCCAAGGCCGGCAATCTGTACGATCCGTCCATCGTGACCATCGGCAGCAACCCGAACAGCTTCCACAGCGCCTGGGGCAGCTTCGGCGCCCTCGAAGGCAGCAACATGCTGATCGTCAACGGCGGCATCGTTGGCGCGCAAAATCTGGTGTGGTCGCAGACCCTGAACCTGGCAGCCGGCAGCTACGACTTCAGCGCCGCCGCCGCCAGCAGCTACGGCAGCAACCCATCGAACGTGATCGCCGTCGCCACCATCGGCGGCACCGACTACGCGCTGGGCGGCGTACAGCTGGGCAGCACCGTTGGCCAGTGGGACACCTTTTCGGGCGTGCTGAACCTGCAAAGCGCAGCCAGCGTCCAGATCAAGCTGCTGAACCTGACCACCGACTACCACGGCAACGACTTCGCCGTCGACCGGATCTCGCTGACCTCGGCCGTACCTGAGCCAACCACCTACGCCATGCTGCTGGCCGGCCTGGGCATGCTGGGCTTCGCTGCCCGCCGCCGCCGCAACTGA
- the trpA gene encoding tryptophan synthase subunit alpha: MSKIAATFSALKAQNKTALVTFITAGDPGKASTVPLMHALVAGGADIIELGVPFSDPMAEGPVIQRACERALANGVGIKDVFAYVAEFRETNQTTPVVLMGYANPIERIGSKTFIEQSVAVGADGAIVVDYPPEECEEFAAAMRAAELDLIFLLAPTSTEERIAQVAKVGGGFSYYVSLKGVTGAGNIDVADVASRLTAIRKHVKLPVGVGFGIRDGATARAVAEVADAVVIGSRIIQEIESAGEAGAVAAVQAFVAGIRSALDA; the protein is encoded by the coding sequence ATGTCCAAAATCGCAGCAACTTTCAGCGCCCTGAAGGCGCAAAACAAAACCGCGCTCGTTACTTTCATCACCGCCGGCGATCCGGGCAAGGCGTCCACCGTGCCGCTGATGCACGCACTGGTGGCCGGCGGCGCCGACATCATCGAGCTGGGCGTGCCGTTTTCCGATCCGATGGCCGAAGGCCCGGTGATCCAGCGCGCCTGCGAGCGGGCGCTGGCCAACGGCGTCGGCATCAAGGATGTGTTCGCCTACGTGGCGGAGTTCCGTGAGACCAACCAGACCACGCCGGTGGTACTGATGGGCTATGCCAACCCGATCGAGCGCATCGGTTCCAAGACCTTCATCGAGCAATCGGTGGCGGTGGGCGCGGATGGCGCCATCGTGGTGGACTATCCGCCGGAAGAGTGCGAAGAGTTCGCCGCCGCCATGCGCGCGGCCGAACTGGACCTGATCTTCCTGCTGGCGCCGACCTCGACCGAGGAGCGCATCGCCCAGGTGGCCAAGGTGGGTGGCGGCTTCAGCTATTACGTGTCGTTGAAGGGCGTGACCGGCGCCGGCAACATCGATGTCGCCGACGTCGCCAGCCGTTTGACGGCGATCCGCAAGCACGTGAAATTGCCGGTGGGCGTAGGCTTCGGCATCCGCGACGGCGCCACGGCGCGGGCGGTGGCGGAAGTGGCCGACGCGGTGGTGATCGGCAGCCGCATCATCCAGGAAATCGAAAGCGCGGGGGAGGCGGGGGCGGTGGCCGCAGTGCAGGCCTTCGTGGCCGGCATACGGAGTGCCTTGGATGCTTGA
- the trpB gene encoding tryptophan synthase subunit beta has protein sequence MQPLFHAKDYPLPDAKGHFGPYGGSFVAETLTYALAELNEAYLRYSKDPEFLEEFRYELKHFVGRPSPIYHAKRWSELAGGAQIYFKREDLNHTGAHKINNVIGQALLAKRMGKPRIIAETGAGQHGVATATICARFGLECVVYMGSEDVKRQAQNVYRMKLLGATVVPVESGSKTLKDALNEAMRDWVTNIENTFYIIGTVAGPHPYPMLVRDFQSVIGEECLVQMPEMTGRQPDYVMACIGGGSNAMGIFYPYIDQKSVKLIGVEAAGEGLDGDKHAASLTKGYPGVLHGNRTYLLQDENGQITETHSVSAGLDYPGVGPEHAYLKDIGRAEYVSITDQEALQAFHDCCQIEGIIPALESSHALAYAVKLAATLPKDQIILANLSGRGDKDMHTVAERMGLNFS, from the coding sequence ATGCAACCTCTGTTTCACGCCAAGGATTACCCACTTCCTGACGCCAAAGGCCACTTTGGTCCCTACGGCGGCAGCTTCGTCGCCGAAACCCTGACCTACGCGCTGGCCGAGCTCAACGAAGCCTACCTGCGCTACAGCAAGGATCCCGAGTTCCTCGAAGAATTCCGCTACGAGCTCAAGCACTTTGTCGGCCGTCCGTCGCCGATTTATCACGCCAAGCGCTGGTCCGAGCTGGCCGGCGGCGCGCAGATCTACTTCAAGCGCGAAGACCTGAACCACACCGGCGCGCACAAGATCAACAACGTCATCGGCCAGGCCCTCCTGGCCAAGCGCATGGGCAAGCCGCGCATCATCGCCGAGACCGGCGCCGGTCAGCACGGCGTCGCCACCGCCACCATCTGCGCCCGTTTCGGGCTGGAGTGCGTGGTCTACATGGGCAGCGAGGACGTCAAGCGCCAGGCGCAGAACGTCTACCGCATGAAGCTGCTGGGCGCGACCGTGGTGCCGGTGGAATCCGGTTCCAAGACCTTGAAGGACGCACTGAACGAAGCCATGCGCGACTGGGTCACGAATATTGAAAACACCTTCTACATCATCGGCACCGTGGCCGGCCCGCATCCTTACCCGATGCTGGTGCGCGACTTCCAGTCGGTGATCGGCGAGGAATGCCTGGTGCAGATGCCGGAAATGACCGGTCGCCAGCCCGATTATGTGATGGCCTGCATCGGCGGTGGTTCCAACGCCATGGGCATCTTCTATCCCTACATCGACCAGAAGAGTGTCAAGCTGATCGGCGTGGAGGCGGCGGGCGAGGGGCTGGACGGCGACAAGCACGCGGCGTCGCTGACCAAGGGCTATCCGGGCGTCTTGCACGGCAACCGCACCTATCTGCTGCAGGACGAGAACGGCCAGATCACCGAGACGCATTCGGTCTCGGCCGGGCTGGACTATCCGGGCGTCGGTCCGGAGCACGCCTACCTGAAGGATATCGGCCGCGCCGAGTACGTGTCGATCACGGACCAGGAAGCGCTGCAGGCTTTCCACGATTGCTGCCAGATCGAAGGCATCATCCCGGCGCTGGAGTCGTCGCATGCGCTGGCCTACGCGGTCAAGCTGGCGGCCACGCTGCCCAAGGATCAGATTATTTTGGCCAACCTGTCGGGCCGTGGTGACAAGGACATGCATACGGTCGCAGAGCGTATGGGGTTGAACTTTAGCTAG
- a CDS encoding phosphoribosylanthranilate isomerase: protein MRTRIKICGLTREEDMQAVVAAGADAIGFVFYPKSPRYVTPQRAAELIAAVQPFIACVGLFVNATPEEVAAVVRVAPLSLLQLHGDETVEQGAAIAAAAGRQYLKVFRVKPDTRPDELLEYEQANRAASPLFTSLLLDTYVDAYGGAGKGFDWSLIPKDLAPRVVLSGGLSVHNATDAVAGVRPYAVDISSGVEASKGIKDARKIADFVAAVRAGDTILESAAHHATSVSRQGLPTS from the coding sequence ATGCGCACCCGTATCAAAATCTGCGGCCTGACCCGCGAGGAAGACATGCAGGCCGTGGTGGCCGCCGGCGCGGATGCGATCGGTTTCGTGTTCTATCCGAAAAGCCCGCGCTATGTCACGCCGCAGCGGGCGGCCGAGCTGATCGCCGCCGTGCAGCCCTTCATTGCCTGCGTCGGCCTGTTCGTCAACGCCACGCCGGAGGAGGTGGCGGCCGTGGTGCGCGTGGCGCCATTGTCATTGCTGCAACTGCATGGCGATGAGACGGTGGAGCAGGGCGCCGCCATCGCCGCAGCCGCCGGACGACAGTATCTGAAGGTGTTTCGCGTCAAGCCTGACACGCGCCCGGATGAACTGCTAGAATACGAACAGGCAAACCGCGCCGCCAGTCCCTTGTTCACCAGCCTGTTGCTGGATACCTATGTGGATGCTTACGGTGGCGCAGGAAAGGGTTTTGATTGGTCTCTCATTCCAAAAGATCTCGCGCCTCGGGTCGTTTTAAGTGGTGGCTTGAGCGTACACAACGCGACTGACGCGGTGGCAGGTGTACGCCCCTACGCCGTCGACATCAGCTCTGGTGTCGAGGCGTCCAAGGGAATCAAGGATGCCCGCAAGATCGCCGACTTTGTTGCGGCGGTGCGGGCGGGAGATACCATTTTAGAAAGCGCAGCCCATCATGCAACCTCTGTTTCACGCCAAGGATTACCCACTTCCTGA
- the truA gene encoding tRNA pseudouridine(38-40) synthase TruA produces MKRIAIGLQYDGQAWQGYQKQDSGLTVQNKLEQALQSFATVPLATTCAGRTDAGVHASEQVVHFDTELTRVPHSWVRGINAFLPPSICVRWAKELDGDPGVDDFFHARFSARARTYHYVLYNHSTRSPLLHGRAGFYHWPLDVERMQEAAQALVGTHDFSTFRAAQCQAKSPVKLMHAVQVRRHGDLIVFSLKASAFLHHMVRNVVGSLVYIGQGREEPGWMAELLASKNRSLAAPTFMPDGLYLAKIDYDEKWGLPLETTSGLPWF; encoded by the coding sequence GTGAAACGGATAGCAATCGGGCTTCAGTACGACGGCCAGGCCTGGCAGGGATACCAGAAACAGGACAGCGGCCTGACCGTGCAGAACAAACTGGAGCAGGCGCTGCAGTCGTTCGCCACGGTGCCGCTGGCCACGACCTGTGCCGGCCGCACGGACGCCGGCGTGCATGCGTCCGAGCAGGTGGTCCATTTCGATACCGAGCTGACCCGTGTGCCGCACTCCTGGGTGCGCGGCATCAACGCCTTCCTGCCGCCATCGATCTGCGTGCGTTGGGCCAAGGAGCTTGACGGCGATCCCGGCGTGGACGACTTTTTCCACGCCCGCTTCAGCGCCCGCGCCCGCACTTACCACTACGTGCTGTACAACCACTCCACGCGTTCGCCGCTGCTCCACGGCCGCGCCGGTTTCTATCACTGGCCGCTGGACGTGGAGCGCATGCAGGAAGCAGCCCAGGCGCTGGTCGGCACGCACGATTTCAGCACCTTCCGTGCCGCGCAATGCCAGGCCAAGTCGCCGGTCAAGCTGATGCACGCGGTGCAGGTGCGCCGCCATGGCGACCTGATCGTGTTCAGCCTGAAGGCCAGCGCCTTCCTGCACCACATGGTGCGCAATGTGGTCGGTTCGCTGGTCTACATCGGCCAGGGCCGCGAGGAGCCGGGCTGGATGGCCGAGCTGCTGGCGTCGAAGAACCGCAGCCTGGCCGCGCCCACCTTCATGCCCGACGGCCTGTACCTGGCCAAGATCGATTACGATGAAAAATGGGGACTGCCGCTGGAAACCACCAGCGGGCTGCCCTGGTTCTAA
- a CDS encoding pilus assembly protein FimV, producing the protein MPVHHRPYVSFALKSITSAVASTVLLAASANAAGLGKLTVLSALGQPLRAEIELTAVTQDEASALIAKLAPIEAFRSANIDFNPALLSLRFDIEQRNGKQLIKISSSQPINEPFVDMLLELSWTGGRMVREYTFLLDPPDLRATQAPQVTAPVDLGNRPAAAPAVPAPAHTQTPAPAPAAAQPAPVARPAAPAKAAASEYAVKAGDNLTRIANQVKPVDVSLDMMLVALYRANPEAFSGSNMNRLKSGQILAVPDADAIRSNGGGEGEARSVVVAHAADFNAYRAKLAGQVAAAPASAEPDASQNVSGKITAKVEEKPTATNTAKDKLTLSKATAAAAPQQGKTGAAAVAEEKLAKQKQVDEAASRVKELEKNVNDLEKLMALKNKAAADVKPAPEVAASAPVIDNTPAEVKPKRTLVLPPKKLVEPSLFEILMDNITYVGAAAAAVLLGALGIMASRRRKKFVVPQEESSILGETALPAPTPLIADAGGQSVDTNNSVFNSNFAPSASQLDTNEVDPVAEADVYIAYGRDAQAEEILKEALRTHPERHAVRLKLLEIYVARKDARSFETQASELYALTRGQGDEWEQAVTMGRGIDPSNPLYTMGKDGGDAQFGAAPAVAAAAAAGGVAAAAAPDFGSDFSKDFSNDFSSDFSSDAASTYAPAEPSALDLDLSRDAAPAPAAIPTISTDPLDFDADMDTALPQAADASISPASVAAETDNLMDFDLGGLSFEPVAAAAPAIEMPAPTDDMSMDFGLDLPASATQTADTKPSAATDPLDLDLAGFDIPEVPALTEPPKAPAAPLDFDTSLELPAEVENITAAPPPAAPEFDLSSIDLDLDSFGDSAPATASADTAPASSGSNEPLSAHHMEMDTKLDLAIAYQEIGDKEGARELLDEVLRGGSDEQIAKANAMKAQLS; encoded by the coding sequence ATGCCAGTACACCATCGCCCTTATGTCTCGTTCGCGTTGAAGTCCATCACCAGCGCGGTGGCCAGTACTGTGCTGTTGGCGGCGTCTGCAAATGCAGCGGGACTGGGCAAGCTGACCGTCCTGTCCGCACTGGGGCAGCCGCTGCGGGCGGAGATCGAATTGACCGCCGTCACCCAGGATGAGGCCAGCGCCTTGATCGCCAAGCTGGCGCCGATCGAGGCTTTCCGCAGCGCGAATATCGATTTCAATCCGGCGCTGCTGTCGCTGCGTTTCGACATTGAACAGCGCAACGGCAAGCAGCTCATCAAGATCAGCTCCAGCCAGCCGATCAACGAACCCTTCGTCGACATGTTGCTGGAGTTGAGCTGGACCGGCGGCCGCATGGTCCGCGAGTACACCTTCCTGCTGGACCCGCCCGACCTGCGCGCCACGCAAGCGCCGCAAGTGACCGCGCCGGTGGACCTGGGCAACCGCCCGGCGGCCGCGCCAGCAGTTCCTGCCCCAGCACACACTCAAACGCCGGCGCCGGCGCCTGCCGCAGCGCAGCCGGCCCCGGTGGCACGCCCGGCCGCGCCGGCCAAGGCCGCCGCCAGCGAATACGCCGTCAAGGCCGGCGACAACCTGACCCGCATCGCCAACCAGGTCAAGCCGGTGGATGTGTCGCTGGACATGATGCTGGTGGCGCTGTACCGCGCCAATCCGGAAGCGTTCAGCGGCAGCAATATGAACCGCCTTAAATCGGGCCAGATCCTGGCGGTGCCGGATGCGGACGCCATTCGCAGCAACGGCGGCGGTGAAGGCGAGGCACGCAGCGTGGTGGTCGCGCACGCGGCCGACTTCAACGCCTACCGCGCCAAACTGGCCGGCCAGGTTGCCGCCGCGCCGGCAAGCGCCGAGCCGGACGCCTCGCAGAATGTATCGGGCAAGATCACGGCCAAGGTCGAAGAGAAACCGACCGCCACCAATACCGCCAAGGATAAGCTGACCTTGTCCAAGGCCACCGCCGCCGCCGCGCCGCAACAGGGCAAGACCGGCGCGGCGGCGGTGGCGGAAGAAAAGCTCGCCAAGCAGAAGCAGGTCGATGAAGCGGCCAGCCGCGTCAAGGAACTGGAAAAGAACGTCAACGACCTTGAGAAGCTGATGGCCCTGAAGAACAAGGCCGCCGCCGACGTCAAGCCGGCGCCGGAAGTGGCCGCCAGCGCGCCGGTCATCGACAACACGCCGGCCGAGGTCAAACCGAAGCGTACGCTGGTGCTGCCGCCGAAGAAGCTGGTCGAGCCTAGCCTGTTCGAAATCCTGATGGACAACATCACCTACGTGGGCGCGGCCGCGGCGGCCGTGCTGCTGGGCGCGCTGGGCATCATGGCGTCGCGCCGCCGCAAGAAATTCGTGGTGCCGCAGGAGGAATCGTCCATCCTGGGCGAGACCGCGCTGCCGGCGCCGACCCCGCTGATCGCCGACGCTGGCGGCCAGAGCGTGGACACCAACAACAGCGTGTTCAATTCCAACTTCGCGCCCTCGGCCAGCCAGCTCGATACCAATGAAGTCGATCCGGTGGCGGAAGCCGATGTGTACATCGCCTACGGCCGCGACGCCCAGGCCGAAGAGATCCTGAAGGAAGCGCTGCGCACCCATCCGGAGCGCCACGCCGTGCGCCTGAAGCTGCTGGAAATTTATGTGGCCCGCAAGGATGCGCGTTCGTTCGAGACCCAGGCGTCGGAACTGTATGCGCTGACCCGTGGCCAGGGCGACGAGTGGGAGCAGGCCGTCACCATGGGCCGTGGCATCGATCCGAGCAATCCGCTGTACACCATGGGCAAGGATGGCGGCGATGCGCAGTTCGGCGCCGCGCCGGCGGTGGCGGCAGCCGCTGCGGCCGGTGGGGTTGCGGCTGCGGCCGCGCCGGACTTCGGCAGCGATTTCAGCAAGGATTTCAGCAACGATTTCAGTAGCGATTTCAGTAGCGATGCCGCCAGCACCTACGCGCCGGCCGAACCGTCGGCGCTGGATCTGGACCTTAGCCGCGACGCCGCACCGGCGCCGGCCGCGATTCCAACCATCTCCACCGACCCGCTCGACTTCGACGCCGACATGGACACCGCGCTGCCGCAGGCGGCCGACGCCTCGATCTCGCCGGCCTCGGTGGCCGCCGAAACCGACAACCTGATGGACTTCGACCTGGGTGGCCTCAGCTTCGAGCCGGTCGCCGCAGCGGCGCCGGCCATCGAAATGCCGGCCCCGACCGACGACATGAGCATGGACTTCGGCCTCGACCTGCCGGCCTCGGCCACGCAGACCGCCGACACCAAGCCTTCGGCCGCCACCGATCCGCTCGACCTGGACCTGGCTGGCTTCGATATTCCGGAAGTGCCGGCCTTGACCGAGCCGCCGAAAGCGCCGGCCGCACCGCTGGACTTCGACACCAGCCTTGAACTGCCGGCCGAAGTGGAAAACATCACCGCCGCGCCGCCACCGGCCGCACCGGAGTTCGACCTGTCGAGCATCGACCTGGACCTGGACAGCTTTGGCGACTCCGCACCGGCAACGGCCTCGGCCGATACGGCACCGGCATCTTCCGGCAGCAACGAGCCGCTGTCCGCGCACCACATGGAAATGGACACCAAGCTGGATCTGGCGATCGCCTATCAGGAAATCGGCGACAAGGAAGGCGCGCGCGAGCTGCTGGACGAAGTCCTGCGCGGCGGCAGCGACGAGCAGATCGCCAAGGCCAACGCCATGAAGGCCCAGCTGAGCTAA
- the asd gene encoding aspartate-semialdehyde dehydrogenase codes for MKLVGLVGWRGMVGSVLMQRMQEEGDFAHIEPVFFTTSNPGGNAPAMAKNETKLKSATDIDELKKCEIIISCQGGDYTTEVFPKLRAAGWNGYWIDAASTLRMDQDAVIVLDPVNMHVIKDALGKGVKNFIGGNCTVSCMLIGLGGLFQHGLVDWMTSMTYQAASGGGAQHMRELLTQFGTINGAIKPLLDDPASAILEIDRQVLATQHGLSADETKQFGVPLAGNLIPWIDKDLGNGQSKEEWKAGAETNKILGLGPDFGSKVIPVDGLCVRIGAMRCHSQALTIKLNKDVPLDEITDIIASANQWAKVVPNTREASMKDLSPAAVTGSLTIPVGRLRKMSMGPEYLSAFTVGDQLLWGAAEPLRRMLRIVLDQ; via the coding sequence ATGAAACTCGTAGGCTTGGTAGGTTGGCGCGGTATGGTAGGTTCGGTCCTGATGCAGCGCATGCAGGAAGAGGGCGATTTCGCCCATATCGAACCGGTGTTCTTCACCACCTCTAACCCGGGCGGCAACGCCCCGGCGATGGCCAAGAATGAAACCAAACTGAAAAGCGCCACCGATATCGACGAACTGAAAAAGTGCGAGATCATCATCTCGTGCCAGGGCGGCGACTACACCACCGAAGTGTTCCCGAAACTGCGCGCGGCCGGCTGGAACGGCTACTGGATCGACGCCGCGTCGACCCTGCGCATGGACCAAGACGCGGTCATCGTGCTGGACCCGGTCAATATGCACGTGATCAAGGACGCGCTGGGCAAGGGCGTGAAGAACTTCATCGGCGGCAACTGCACGGTGTCGTGCATGCTGATCGGCCTGGGCGGCCTGTTCCAGCACGGCCTGGTCGACTGGATGACCTCCATGACCTACCAGGCGGCATCGGGCGGCGGCGCGCAGCACATGCGTGAACTGCTGACCCAGTTCGGCACCATCAACGGCGCCATCAAGCCGCTGCTGGACGATCCTGCATCGGCCATCCTGGAAATCGACCGTCAGGTGCTGGCCACCCAGCACGGCCTGAGCGCCGACGAGACCAAGCAGTTCGGCGTGCCGCTGGCCGGCAATCTGATCCCATGGATCGACAAGGACCTGGGCAACGGCCAGTCGAAGGAAGAGTGGAAAGCCGGCGCCGAGACCAACAAGATCCTGGGCCTGGGTCCAGACTTCGGCTCAAAAGTCATTCCAGTCGACGGCCTGTGCGTGCGCATCGGCGCCATGCGTTGCCACTCGCAAGCGCTGACCATCAAGCTGAACAAGGATGTGCCGCTGGACGAGATCACCGACATCATCGCGTCGGCCAACCAGTGGGCCAAAGTGGTGCCGAACACCCGCGAAGCGTCGATGAAAGACCTGTCGCCGGCCGCCGTCACCGGCAGCCTGACGATCCCGGTCGGCCGCCTGCGCAAGATGAGCATGGGGCCGGAATACCTGTCGGCCTTCACCGTCGGCGACCAGTTGCTGTGGGGCGCGGCTGAACCGCTGCGCCGCATGTTGCGCATCGTGCTGGATCAGTAA